One window from the genome of Leishmania panamensis strain MHOM/PA/94/PSC-1 chromosome 13 sequence encodes:
- the P5CR gene encoding pyrroline-5-carboxylate reductase (TriTrypDB/GeneDB-style sysID: LpmP.13.1550), which yields MAAQKIGFLGCGNMGECIMAGLLKANVLRSENTFICNRTAATNEHLVSTYGVNSVCAAELTERSDIIMLGVKPYGIVPVLEMIKDNITQCKLIISMAAGVPISTIENHCPPNTKVLRVMPNIPSLVGEGVISVTSNSAVTSDDEAAVVKFFSAIGKVYVVAESAIHGVVGVAGSSPAYVFMFMEALSDGAVRGGIPRGQSYEMAAQAVLGAAKMLQESGKTPGALKDMVCSPGGTTIEAVRYLEKGGMRSSVIEAMIHCMEKSKEFEKVYSE from the coding sequence ATGGCGGCGCAAAAGATTGGATTCTTGGGATGCGGCAACATGGGTGAGTGCATCATGGCTGGTTTGTTGAAGGCAAATGTTCTCAGGTCAGAGAATACTTTTATTTGCAATCGTACTGCAGCCACGAATGAACATTTGGTATCCACATATGGGGTGAATagcgtgtgcgctgctgagctgACAGAACGGTCCGATATTATTATGCTGGGCGTGAAGCCGTACGGTATTGTACCAGTGTTGGAAATGATCAAGGATAATATAACACAATGCAAGCTAATTATTTCCATGGCAGCTGGTGTACCCATTTCAACGATCGAGAACCACTGCCCACCGAATACTAAAGTGCTGCGTGTTATGCCGAATATTCCTTCGCTCGTCGGCGAGGGAGTCATATCAGTAACTAGTAACTCTGCTGTAACGTCTGATGatgaggcggcagtggtaAAGTTCTTCAGTGCAATCGGTAAGGTCTACGTTGTGGCGGAGTCTGCGATTCACGGAGTCGTCGGTGTGGCGGGGTCTTCCCCGGCTTACGTTTTTATGTTTATGGAGGCGCTCAGCGACGGTGCAGTGCGTGGTGGCATTCCCCGTGGACAATCTTATGAAATGGCTGCCCAGGCTGTTCTCGGTGCGGCAAAGATGCTGCAAGAGAGCGGCAAGACACCTGGTGCTCTGAAGGATATGGTTTGCTCTCCTGGTGGTACAACCATCGAGGCGGTTCGTTATctggagaaaggggggatgCGCTCGTCGGTTATTGAAGCGATGATCCATTGTATGGAGAAATCAAAGGAGTTTGAGAAGGTGTACAGCGAGTGA
- a CDS encoding 60S ribosomal protein L44, putative (TriTrypDB/GeneDB-style sysID: LpmP.13.1540), with translation MVNYPKKKVMHCDDARCNAHKSFKVVQYKAGKARLFARGKRRYDRKQSGYGGQTKPVFHKKAKTTKKIVLKLQCSGCKSIRQVVLKRTKHFELNDKKKTGNKDPTW, from the coding sequence ATGGTAAACTATCCTAAGAAGAAGGTGATGCACTGCGACGACGCGCGGTGCAACGCGCACAAGTCGTTCAAGGTGGTGCAGTACAAGGCTGGCAAGGCGCGTCTTTTTGCTCGCGGGAAGCGTCGTTACGACCGCAAGCAGTCTGGTTATGGTGGTCAGACCAAGCCTGTCTTCCACAAGAAAGCCAAGACGACCAAGAAGATTGTGCTCAAGCTTCAGTGCTCCGGCTGCAAGTCTATTCGCCAAGTCGTTCTCAAGCGCACAAAACACTTTGAACTGAATGATAAGAAAAAGACCGGCAACAAGGACCCCACCTGGTAA
- a CDS encoding membrane transporter, putative (TriTrypDB/GeneDB-style sysID: LpmP.13.1560), with product MSVTCEKKGPLERLSNARQTHISETHRFGLLVLGIFGMICGSLGSPTFNLVSGSFQERYSLSQRDLSTITTTGTVVGYVMLPYSFLYDYFGPFPIAALSTFVFPLGALLVALCFEEVIVGNVVRLAVFYSLMNVGTSFFDLSSCITILSYFPVNRGPVVAFLKTFIGLGSAIVGSMYQGFFGGVTQHFFYFLMAWAIIVGMLGIFFLRLPAYHLTGYQESHLSLEEKAQRLASKAQFLKQKPPMWRFYYGFVLMLVLIAFLPLTTALVDNLHLGSKEKLIFAIITTIITSGFLVIAVPAKLFQCASCNLSSGGTFDDLDKQERTPRSSSDSVQKTLPLDQPTVLEESVYTEIDYIAPQYQSSFLQNLLSVNLWALWWTSFCIVGAEGVVLNNASYIFGALAGEKTSTSTRTLLTVLSGVGSAAGRLLMSYFEAWSQKRPAEKRIPLTIALFIPNTSIIIAIVLFLALPKQALPVPYVIAAIGNGFLAATTILITRTIYAKDPAKHYHFCFLSTAASSIALNRFLYGEWYTVQAEKLGHSLFCTSRKCVQTPLIVLLGLACSAFASNIIVHLTYRRYSERVLSERQRLRSENSQSTGPLDNGQRQL from the coding sequence ATGAGTGTCACATGCGAGAAAAAGGGTCCTCTGGAGCGGCTGTCCAACGCACGTCAGACGCACATCAGCGAAACACATCGATTTGGCCTCTTGGTACTTGGTATTTTTGGTATGATATGCGGATCTCTCGGCAGCCCCACGTTTAACCTCGTCTCCGGCTCTTTCCAGGAGCGGTACTCACTCTCCCAGCGCGATTTGAGCACAATAACAACCACCGGTACGGTGGTCGGGTATGTTATGCTTCCGTACTCATTTCTGTACGATTACTTCGGCCCGTTTCCTATTGCTGCTCTTTCCACAtttgtttttcctctcgGAGCCCTGCTTGTTGCTCTGTGCTTTGAGGAAGTCATTGTGGGCAACGTCGTGAGACTAGCTGTGTTTTACTCTCTAATGAACGTGGGTACCTCGTTCTTTGACCTCTCCTCTTGCATAACAATTCTGAGCTACTTTCCAGTAAACAGAGGCCCTGTCGTTGCGTTTCTCAAAACGTTTATCGGCCTTGGCTCTGCTATTGTGGGAAGCATGTATCAGGGATTTTTTGGCGGCGTGACGCAACACTTCTTCTATTTCTTGATGGCGTGGGCAATCATCGTCGGCATGCTGGgtattttttttctgcgtctTCCAGCATACCACCTGACAGGTTACCAGGAATCTCACCTTTCACTagaggaaaaggcgcagCGACTAGCATCCAAGGCGCAGTTCCTGAAGCAGAAGCCGCCAATGTGGCGATTCTACTACGGTTTCGTGCTGATGCTCGTGCTCATTGCCTTCCTGCCTCTCACGACAGCCCTTGTGGACAACCTGCATCTTGGAAGCAAAGAGAAACTGATCTTTGCCATTATCACCACCATCATAACTTCTGGCTTTCTTGTGATCGCGGTTCCTGCGAAGCTGTTTCAGTGTGCTTCTTGTAATTTGTCTTCTGGCGGCACCTTTGACGATCTTGACAAGCAGGAACGGacaccgcgcagcagcagtgatagTGTCCAGAAGACACTTCCTCTCGACCAACCAACAGTCTTGGAAGAGAGTGTGTACACAGAGATCGACTACATCGCGCCACAGTACCAATCATCCTTCCTCCAGAATCTTCTCTCCGTCAACTTGTGGGCACTCTGGTGGACTTCGTTCTGCATTGTCGGTGCTGAGGGTGTGGTCCTGAACAATGCCAGTTACATCTTTGGTGCTTTGGCTGGCGAGAAAACTTCCACATCCACCCGCACACTTCTCACCGTCCTTAGCGGTGTCGGCAGTGCAGCTGGTCGGCTGCTTATGTCGTACTTTGAGGCATGGTCGCAGAAGCGCCCAGCAGAGAAGCGGATTCCACTGACAATTGCGCTGTTCATTCCTAACACGTCGATCATCATCGCTATTGTGCTGTTTCTCGCTCTACCCAAGCAAGCGCTTCCGGTCCCGTACGTTATCGCGGCCATTGGTAACGGTTTCCTCGCTGCGACTACGATCCTAATCACGCGCACCATCTATGCAAAGGACCCTGCGAAACACTACCACTTCTGCTTCCTGTCAACTGCCGCTTCGTCCATCGCCCTCAACCGCTTCCTCTACGGTGAGTGGTATACGGTTCAGGCAGAGAAGCTTGGccactctcttttctgcaCAAGCCGCAAGTGCGTCCAGACACCGCTCATTGTGCTGCTCGGCTTGGCATGCAGCGCTTTTGCATCGAACATCATAGTCCATCTCACCTATCGCCGCTACAGCGAGCGCGTTCTTTCTGAACGTCAACGTCTCCGCAGCGAGAACTCCCAGAGTACGGGGCCGCTCGACAATGGCCAACGGCAGCTGTGA
- a CDS encoding chaperonin TCP20, putative (TriTrypDB/GeneDB-style sysID: LpmP.13.1530), producing MSNLAYINPGGKQARKASALDINMIAARGLQEVMKTNLGPRGTMKMLVSGAGMIKITKDGNTLLGEMQIQHPTAALIARAATAIDDITGDGSTSVVLTIGEMMRQSERYIQEGMHPRTITEGFHVAREEALKFLEASVITIPSTERREYLTNVARTALTTKVNVGLSEQLAEAVVDAVYAIAEDGREVDLHMVEVMHMRHRLSSDTRFVNGIVLDHGGRNNDMPKYLENAYILTCNVSLEYERSELNTGFYYKDPAEKARMVEAERKMSDDRVRQIIELKKKVCTKENGRTFVVINQKGIDPISLEMLAKENILALRRAKRRNMERLVLACGGEAVNSTDNLTPDVLGEAGCIQEYTLGDDKYTFVENVSKGKSCTLLVKGPNDHTIAQIKDAVRDGLRAVKNAFEAAAVVAGAGAFEVALHDHLMKFAENVSGKQKMGIRAYADAMLVTPKTLAENSGLDVQECLITLQEASRTARKSGKWAGLRIDNGDVIDPILAGTLDNVIVKRSLLESTGDIVAQLLLVDEIMKAGRRGAGGQ from the coding sequence ATGTCGAATCTTGCTTACATCAACCCTGGTGGTAAACAGGCTCGCAAGGCGAGCGCTCTCGATATCAACATGATTGCTGCGCGGGGACTGCAGGAAGTTATGAAGACGAACCTTGGACCTCGTGGAACAATGAAGATGCTGGTCTCTGGGGCTGGCATGATTAAAATTACCAAAGATGGCAATACATTGCTTGGGGAAATGCAAATTCAGCATCCGACGGCGGCTCTTATTGCACGCGCAGCGACTGCCATCGACGATATCACTGGTGACGGGAGTACAAGTGTAGTTCTTACGATCGGCGAGATGATGCGGCAGTCAGAGCGCTACATTCAGGAGGGCATGCATCCGCGTACCATCACGGAGGGTTTCCATGTCGCCCGCGAAGAGGCACTCAAGTTTTTGGAAGCGAGTGTCATTACCATTCCTAGTACGGAGCGTCGTGAGTACCTTACCAATGTGGCGCGGACTGCACTAACGACGAAAGTGAATGTCGGTCTGTCGGAGCAGCTTGCAGAGGCTGTGGTGGATGCCGTCTACGCCATTGCCGAGGATGGAAGGGAAGTGGATTTGCACATGGTGGAAGTGATGCACATGCGCCACCGTCTCAGCTCTGACACGCGCTTTGTGAACGGTATTGTTCTTGATCATGGTGGTCGTAACAACGACATGCCGAAGTACCTTGAGAATGCTTACATTCTCACCTGCAATGTTTCCCTTGAGTACGAGCGGAGTGAACTGAATACAGGCTTCTACTACAAGGATCCGGCAGAGAAGGCCCGcatggtggaggcggagcgcaaAATGAGTGACGATCGCGTTCGCCAGATCATCGAGCTCAAGAAAAAAGTATGCACGAAGGAGAACGGTCGGACGTTCGTGGTGATTAATCAGAAAGGTATTGATCCTATCTCATTGGAGATGCTTGCTAAGGAGAACATTCTTGCCTTGCGCCGTGCGAAGCGCCGCAACATGGAGCGCCTGGTGCTGGCATGTGGCGGCGAGGCAGTCAACTCCACGGACAACCTGACACCTGATGTTCTTGGTGAGGCTGGTTGCATTCAGGAATACACTTTGGGAGATGACAAGTACACGTTTGTTGAGAACGTCTCCAAGGGCAAAAGCTGTACACTGCTCGTGAAAGGGCCAAACGACCACACAATTGCGCAAATCAAGGATGCCGTGCGTGATGGACTGCGCGCTGTGAAGAATGCGTTTGAGGCTGCGGCAGTCGTTGCCGGAGCTGGCGCCTTCGAGGTTGCTCTGCACGATCATCTCATGAAGTTCGCTGAAAACGTGAGCGGAAAGCAGAAGATGGGCATCCGCGCATACGCGGATGCGATGCTTGTCACGCCGAAGACACTGGCTGAGAACTCCGGCCTCGATGTGCAGGAATGCCTCATCACACTACAGGAAGCTAGCAGAACAGCTCGCAAGAGCGGAAAGTGGGCTGGTCTCAGAATTGATAACGGTGATGTGATTGATCCTATCCTGGCCGGAACTCTCGACAATGTCATTGTCAAGCGGAGCCTTCTTGAGTCCACTGGCGACATCGTTGCGCAGCTACTCCTCGTCGATGAGATCATGAAGGCTGGCcgtcgcggcgctggcggccagTAG